The following coding sequences lie in one Danio rerio strain Tuebingen ecotype United States chromosome 3, GRCz12tu, whole genome shotgun sequence genomic window:
- the tnrc6c1 gene encoding trinucleotide repeat-containing gene 6C protein isoform X1: MEEKKKKKQEEKKKKEAAQKKAAEQKTKVPDSAKPSPTPPLPNNPSIATNPPVPSASSSTGGNGKRAPSGNNQQQQQPPAAPRYPPREVPPRFRQHEHKQLLKRGQPLPIGSTALVQPASASTTPQPFSCQTNPELPPQSGLTAHYENIPPSRSATTASTNSCSSWDPLIIDERDTEAWPSISCKESHVPAGCPLDTESISDISSMSMATGAGQQGHFSANHTSKANVSHSGGLLSSQGGASRGWGSGQSPASGEGKNEVSSTSVGARGWGSSNFNLNLNPNANPSAWPVLGHEGSGMGGGSSGGSNPPPNLCSPPGTLPSQGSSNSGSIGGPNGNSASNGGSGNGSTTWGSIMPSDSSEPHSTPSTNVSFSSEPQNLNTDGPNHTKQEPRSPGHSLSNWGVGPPGMGSFVQSQGGSSQVNGDREPIWGNGDAKSGGGSKDSDWDSGHWVQGGASGTSGWGQAASSGDWGKHSNIDTKGWNSSGSPTQEQQLNSWVRGPNAPASEGSSDSMECHHRRRDRSSRDETSPILPAQDMDPRVLCNTGWGQTPVRQHTAWETEEAARSNRKNDIGTEAWGSSSNAANVGPTSNSGSANPNSGTTSRPDSGGKSEGPCPSTGAAPGWGTAMSSPQAGSGWADTTSNKKPSIGPGDWGSTSAGGPGGNLQKSGQTWGSEEKSPTWEDSHAKAKPQCWVEGPKSHGWGNGPGGESGSGGEWGEPGDGKKNGPSSSTWEGEGTGLNEGSRGWTKPSAGVGGNWGEAQRPSVPPQGWNNKPQEGTNGNSTSGSMGSWGGPSSVKQSCSGWNGGNGGGVKPDHTGDPTGWEEPSPPSIRRKMEIDDGTSVWGDPSTYNKTVNLWDRNNPGMQGKPGPSNANNVPNNHHHHPHHNQPPIQSHNHGGPNSNNNHISPDNAGPHQTGPSHNRTTHMNPGWGEMTNAHSKPEPLWGEPAAPAASVDNGTSAWGKPPGSCGSWGENGPEVYSRGNGPPGSAPCKPAPKSMQDSWGGGEDMGLSAGQWEQDEGDMWNNTASQESNSSCSSWGNPPKKGPPKGKVTNKQDETWIMNRLIKQLTDMGFPRDPAEEALKSNNMNLDQAMSALLEKKTELDKRGMGMSDYNNGLVNKPMGCRPSVISKESSSDRPPFLDKDAGLADDAQTSPFMPSPSLKLPMGSAALPGQSLGVAMQNLNNRQMQSGVFGSSGAAQARALQQQPPPQPSVPPLNSSQPSLRAQVPQFLSPQVQAQLLQFAAKNIGLNPALLTSPINPQHMTLLNQLYQLQLAYQRLQIQQQMLQAQRSVSGPIRQQEQQVARTINNMQQQIQQHQRQLAQALLMKQQQQQPPPSHPGLHPNAGKSALDTFPSHPQASSLSVSDLQTKEPQSSPNSFSPYPISGLNPNMNVNCMEVGGLSIKDSPQPQSRLSQWTHPNSMDNLSGNSSPMEPNFNKHGAISAGPSLGPPSKPPLDDSYSPYNLISSSDSPASPLAPHDSWGQGKNANDKISNGTNVNWPPEFCPGVPWKGLQNIDPETDPNVTPGSVPSGPTINTNIQDVNRYLLRDRSGGSTPTSSQGEALPPSSDWPVTSSFSLSSPEADSTGKLSDMKSTWSPGPISHTQASLSHELWKVPQGPRNTTAPTRPPPGLTNTKPSSTWGGNTLGLVASWGGSYSSVGTTWSTDSSSRSTSWLVLRNLTPQIDGSTLRTLCMQHGPLITFHLNLTQGNAVVRYSSKEEAAKAQKSLHMCVLGNTTILAEFAGEEEVNRFFAQGQSLTPTTSWQANPGTNQTRLGGGGTAATHPIGHWNSSSLGGGGAGTGSGGKASNELLWGGVPQYSSLWGPPSAEDGRVVGSPTPINTLLPGDLLSGESM, encoded by the exons AGCTGCCCCCGCAAAGTGGCCTGACAGCGCATTATGAGAATATACCCCCCAGTCGCAGTGCCACTACAGCCTCTACTAACAGCTGCAGCAGCTGGGATCCACTGATTATTGACGAGCGCGATACGGAGGCTTGGCCATCAATTTCATGCAAAGAAAGCCACGTTCCTGCAGGATGCCCTTTGGACACTGAAAGTATCAGTGACATCAGCAGCATGAGCATGGCCACTGGAGCTGGCCAGCAAGGCCATTTCTCCGCCAATCACACAAGCAAAGCCAATGTCAGCCACTCAGGAGGCCTGCTCTCTAGTCAGGGTGGGGCCAGCAGAGGCTGGGGCTCTGGCCAATCTCCTGCCAGTGGAGAAGGGAAGAATGAAGTCTCCAGCACATCAGTGGGAGCCAGGGGTTGGGGCTCCTCTAACTTTAACTTGAACTTAAACCCTAATGCCAACCCCTCTGCCTGGCCAGTTCTGGGGCATGAAGGGTCTGGCATGGGTGGCGGCAGCTCAGGGGGAAGCAACCCTCCTCCTAATCTCTGTAGCCCACCGGGCACTCTGCCCAGCCAGGGCTCTAGCAACAGTGGCAGTATAGGTGGTCCCAATGGAAATTCTGCAAGTAATGGTGGCAGTGGCAATGGCAGTACCACATGGGGTAGTATTATGCCCAGTGACTCCTCAGAGCCACACTCCACCCCATCCACGAATGTGTCTTTCAGCTCTGAACCTCAGAACCTTAACACTGATGGACCAAATCACACTAAGCAGGAGCCCAGAAGTCCTGGTCACAGCCTGTCAAACTGGGGGGTTGGACCTCCAGGCATGGGCTCATTTGTTCAATCCCAAGGAGGATCCTCGCAGGTCAACGGGGATAGGGAACCTATTTGGGGTAATGGAGATGCCAAGTCTGGTGGTGGCTCAAAAGACTCTGATTGGGACTCAGGGCACTGGGTACAAGGAGGGGCCTCGGGCACTTCTGGCTGGGGACAAGCTGCCTCATCTGGTGACTGGGGTAAGCATTCCAACATTGACACCAAAGGATGGAATTCTTCAGGCTCTCCCACCCAAGAACAGCAGCTAAATTCTTGGGTCCGTGGGCCCAATGCCCCAGCTAGTGAGGGAAGTAGTGACAGCATGGAATGCCATCATCGCAGGAGGGATCGATCATCAAGAGATGAGACTTCTCCTATTCTGCCTGCCCAGGATATGGATCCTCGGGTTTTGTGCAACACAGGCTGGGGACAAACACCTGTGCGGCAGCATACTGCTTGGGAAACCGAAGAAGCTGCTCGCTCCAACCGCAAGAATGACATTGGAACTGAGGCCTGGGGCTCGTCTTCAAATGCAGCCAATGTAGGACCAACATCTAATTCTGGCAGTGCCAACCCAAACTCAGGCACTACATCCAGACCTGACTCTGGAGGCAAGAGTGAAGGCCCCTGCCCTAGTACTGGTGCTGCACCTGGATGGGGCACAGCAATGTCATCACCCCAGGCTGGCTCTGGTTGGGCAGATACAACCAGCAACAAGAAACCTTCAATTGGTCCTGGAGATTGGGGCAGCACCTCAGCTGGAGGCCCAGGAGGCAACCTGCAGAAAAGTGGTCAGACTTGGGGTTCGGAAGAGAAGTCTCCGACCTGGGAAGACAGTCACGCTAAAGCCAAACCACAGTGCTGGGTTGAGGGACCCAAATCTCACGGGTGGGGTAATGGACCTGGTGGAGAAAGTGGTTCTGGAGGAGAATGGGGTGAACCTGGAGATGGAAAGAAAAATGGTCCCTCCAGCTCTACCTGGGAGGGAGAGGGTACAGGCTTAAATGAGGGATCCAGAGGATGGACCAAGCCTTCTGCTGGAGTAGGAGGAAACTGGGGAGAAGCACAACGCCCCAGTGTGCCACCACAAGGATGGAATAACAAGCCTCAGGAGGGTACCAATGGCAATAGCACCAGTGGAAGCATGGGTTCTTGGGGAGGTCCTAGCTCGGTAAAGCAGAGTTGCTCTGGATGGAATGGAGGAAATGGTGGAGGTGTTAAACCTGACCACACTGGAGACCCCACTGGATGGGAGGAGCCCTCTCCACCCTCCATTCGCCGTAAGATGGAGATCGATGATGGTACCTCAGTTTGGGGTGACCCAAGCACTTACAACAAAACAGTCAATCTCTGGGACAGGAATAACCCTGGAATGCAAGGCAAACCAGGACCTAGCAATGCCAACAATGTACCCaacaaccatcatcatcatccccaTCATAATCAGCCTCCCATACAATCCCACAACCATGGAGGGCCAAACTCAAACAATAATCACATTTCTCCTGATAACGCTGGCCCACATCAAACAGGGCCATCTCACAATAGAACAACCCACATGAATCCAG GATGGGGAGAGATGACAAATGCCCATTCAAAACCTGAACCTTTATGGGGAGAGCCAGCAGCTCCTGCTGCAAGTGTGGACAATGGCACTTCAGCATGGGGCAAACCCCCAGGTAGCTGTGGCAGCTGGGGTGAAAACGGCCCTGAGGTCTATAGCCGAGGCAATGGACCCCCTGGATCTGCCCCCTGCAAACCTG cccCCAAATCTATGCAAGATAGTTGGGGAGGTGGTGAGGACATGGGCCTGTCTGCAGGGCAATGGGAGCAGGATGAGGGTGACATGTGGAACAACACTGCGTCTCAGGAGAGCAACTCCTCCTGCAGCTCCTGGGGCAACCCACCGAAAAAGGGCCCACCAAag GGAAAAGTCACAAACAAACAGGATGAAACCTGGATAATGAATCGTCTCATCAAGCAGTTGACTGACATGGGCTTCCCT AGAGACCCTGCCGAAGAAGCTCTTAAGAGCAACAACATGAACTTGGATCAGGCCATGA GCGCCCTGTTAGAGAAGAAGACGGAACTAGATAAAAGGGGGATGGGAATGTCTGACTACAACAACGGCCTAGTCAATAAACCAATGGGCTGTAGGCCTTCAGTCATCTCCAAAGAATCCTCCTCAGATCGACCCCCTTTCCTGGACAAG GATGCTGGGCTAGCAGATGATGCCCAAACCTCACCGTTTATGCCTTCTCCGAGCCTGAAGCTCCCAATGGGTAGTGCTGCACTCCCTGGCCAGAGTCTAGGAGTTGCCATGCAAAACTTGAACAACAGACAG atgCAGAGTGGAGTGTTTGGTAGTAGCGGAGCAGCACAAGCCCGGGCCCTGCAGCAGCAGCCTCCTCCCCAGCCGTCAGTGCCACCTCTCAACTCGTCCCAGCCTAGTCTACGCGCTCAAGTGCCTCAGTTTCTCAGCCCTCAG GTTCAAGCACagcttttacagtttgcagcaaaAAACATTGGTCTCAACCCTGCACTTTTAACCTCACCAATAAACCCTCAGCATATGACCCTGTTGAACCAACTTTATCAGCTGCAACTG GCGTACCAGCGTTTACAAATTCAGCAGCAGATGTTGCAGGCACAGCGCAGTGTTTCTGGCCCCATCCGACAGCAAGAGCAGCAA GTTGCACGTACAATCAATAACATGCAGCAACAGATCCAACAGCACCAGCGGCAGCTGGCTCAGGCTCTGCTGAtgaaacaacagcagcagcagccgcCCCCCTCACACCCAGGCCTGCATCCCAATGCAGGCAAATCAGCTCTGGACACATTTCCATCCCACCCCCAGGCCTCCAGCCTCTCTGTTTCCGACCTTCAGACCAAAGAGCCGCAGTCTTCTCCAAACTCCTTCTCACCCTACCCTATTT CTGGATTAAACCCTAACATGAATGTAAACTGCATGGAAGTGGGTGGCCTGTCCATTAAGGATTCTCCTCAGCCTCAGTCACGCCTGTCACAGTGGACACACCCAAACTCCATGGATAACCTCTCTGGCAACTCCTCCCCAATGGAGCCCAACTTCAACAAGCATG GTGCCATCTCTGCAGGCCCAAGTTTGGGTCCCCCTAGTAAACCACCACTAGATGACTCCTACAGTCCCTACAATCTGATTTCCAGCTCAGATTCTCCTGCCAGCCCTCTGGCACCTCACGATAGCTGGGGCCAGGGAAAGAATGCCAATGACAAGATCTCCAATGGGACCAATGTTAACTGGCCTCCAG AGTTTTGTCCAGGAGTGCCATGGAAAGGACTGCAGAATATTGACCCCGAGACAGACCCAAATGTGACCCCAGGGAGTGTTCCCAGCGGGCCCACCATCAACACCAATATTCAGGATGTGAACCGCTACCTGCTGAGGGACAGGAGTGGAG GTTCCACCCCAACTTCCTCACAGGGCGAGGCTCTGCCTCCCTCCAGCGATTGGCCAGTCACTAGCTCTTTCAGTCTGTCCTCTCCCGAGGCAGACAGCACAG GCAAGCTGTCTGACATGAAGTCCACTTGGTCCCCGGGGCCCATCTCGCACACCCAGGCATCTCTATCTCATGAGCTTTGGAAAGTACCACAAGGGCCCCGCAACACGACAGCTCCCACACGGCCACCTCCAGGCCTGACCAACACCAAGCCCTCGTCCACATGGGGAGGAAACACACTTGGTCTGGTAGCTAGCTGGGGCGGCTCCTACTCCtcag TAGGTACCACATGGAGTACAGACAGCTCCAGCAGGAGCACTAGCTGGCTGGTTTTGAGAAACCTCACACCTCAG ATTGATGGTTCAACACTCCGAACACTGTGCATGCAGCACGGCCCGCTCATCACATTCCATCTCAACCTGACACAGGGCAATGCTGTGGTCCGCTACAGTTCTAAAGAGGAGGCTGCCAAAGCCCAGAAATCCCTACACAT GTGTGTTCTGGGAAACACCACTATACTGGCAGAGTTTGCTGGAGAAGAGGAGGTGAACCGCTTCTTTGCACAGGGTCAGTCCCTAACACCCACCACCAGCTGGCAGGCCAACCCTGGCACCAATCAAACACGGCTGGGAGGCGGAGGGACGGCGGCCACGCACCCCATCGGCCACTGGAATAGCAGTAGTCTGGGAGGAGGAGGGGCCGGGACGGGGTCCGGCGGAAAGGCGAGCAACGAGCTGCTGTGGGGGGGTGTACCGCAGTACTCCAGCCTGTGGGGGCCACCCAGCGCTGAGGATGGCCGAGTTGTCGGCAGCCCCACCCCAATCAATACGCTGCTTCCTGGAGACCTGCTGAGCGGAGAGTCCATGTGA
- the tnrc6c1 gene encoding trinucleotide repeat-containing gene 6C protein isoform X12, translated as MVGRHLSSELPPQSGLTAHYENIPPSRSATTASTNSCSSWDPLIIDERDTEAWPSISCKESHVPAGCPLDTESISDISSMSMATGAGQQGHFSANHTSKANVSHSGGLLSSQGGASRGWGSGQSPASGEGKNEVSSTSVGARGWGSSNFNLNLNPNANPSAWPVLGHEGSGMGGGSSGGSNPPPNLCSPPGTLPSQGSSNSGSIGGPNGNSASNGGSGNGSTTWGSIMPSDSSEPHSTPSTNVSFSSEPQNLNTDGPNHTKQEPRSPGHSLSNWGVGPPGMGSFVQSQGGSSQVNGDREPIWGNGDAKSGGGSKDSDWDSGHWVQGGASGTSGWGQAASSGDWGKHSNIDTKGWNSSGSPTQEQQLNSWVRGPNAPASEGSSDSMECHHRRRDRSSRDETSPILPAQDMDPRVLCNTGWGQTPVRQHTAWETEEAARSNRKNDIGTEAWGSSSNAANVGPTSNSGSANPNSGTTSRPDSGGKSEGPCPSTGAAPGWGTAMSSPQAGSGWADTTSNKKPSIGPGDWGSTSAGGPGGNLQKSGQTWGSEEKSPTWEDSHAKAKPQCWVEGPKSHGWGNGPGGESGSGGEWGEPGDGKKNGPSSSTWEGEGTGLNEGSRGWTKPSAGVGGNWGEAQRPSVPPQGWNNKPQEGTNGNSTSGSMGSWGGPSSVKQSCSGWNGGNGGGVKPDHTGDPTGWEEPSPPSIRRKMEIDDGTSVWGDPSTYNKTVNLWDRNNPGMQGKPGPSNANNVPNNHHHHPHHNQPPIQSHNHGGPNSNNNHISPDNAGPHQTGPSHNRTTHMNPGWGEMTNAHSKPEPLWGEPAAPAASVDNGTSAWGKPPGSCGSWGENGPEVYSRGNGPPGSAPCKPAPKSMQDSWGGGEDMGLSAGQWEQDEGDMWNNTASQESNSSCSSWGNPPKKGPPKGKVTNKQDETWIMNRLIKQLTDMGFPRDPAEEALKSNNMNLDQAMSALLEKKTELDKRGMGMSDYNNGLVNKPMGCRPSVISKESSSDRPPFLDKDAGLADDAQTSPFMPSPSLKLPMGSAALPGQSLGVAMQNLNNRQMQSGVFGSSGAAQARALQQQPPPQPSVPPLNSSQPSLRAQVPQFLSPQVQAQLLQFAAKNIGLNPALLTSPINPQHMTLLNQLYQLQLAYQRLQIQQQMLQAQRSVSGPIRQQEQQVARTINNMQQQIQQHQRQLAQALLMKQQQQQPPPSHPGLHPNAGKSALDTFPSHPQASSLSVSDLQTKEPQSSPNSFSPYPISGLNPNMNVNCMEVGGLSIKDSPQPQSRLSQWTHPNSMDNLSGNSSPMEPNFNKHGAISAGPSLGPPSKPPLDDSYSPYNLISSSDSPASPLAPHDSWGQGKNANDKISNGTNVNWPPEFCPGVPWKGLQNIDPETDPNVTPGSVPSGPTINTNIQDVNRYLLRDRSGGKLSDMKSTWSPGPISHTQASLSHELWKVPQGPRNTTAPTRPPPGLTNTKPSSTWGGNTLGLVASWGGSYSSGTTWSTDSSSRSTSWLVLRNLTPQIDGSTLRTLCMQHGPLITFHLNLTQGNAVVRYSSKEEAAKAQKSLHMCVLGNTTILAEFAGEEEVNRFFAQGQSLTPTTSWQANPGTNQTRLGGGGTAATHPIGHWNSSSLGGGGAGTGSGGKASNELLWGGVPQYSSLWGPPSAEDGRVVGSPTPINTLLPGDLLSGESM; from the exons AGCTGCCCCCGCAAAGTGGCCTGACAGCGCATTATGAGAATATACCCCCCAGTCGCAGTGCCACTACAGCCTCTACTAACAGCTGCAGCAGCTGGGATCCACTGATTATTGACGAGCGCGATACGGAGGCTTGGCCATCAATTTCATGCAAAGAAAGCCACGTTCCTGCAGGATGCCCTTTGGACACTGAAAGTATCAGTGACATCAGCAGCATGAGCATGGCCACTGGAGCTGGCCAGCAAGGCCATTTCTCCGCCAATCACACAAGCAAAGCCAATGTCAGCCACTCAGGAGGCCTGCTCTCTAGTCAGGGTGGGGCCAGCAGAGGCTGGGGCTCTGGCCAATCTCCTGCCAGTGGAGAAGGGAAGAATGAAGTCTCCAGCACATCAGTGGGAGCCAGGGGTTGGGGCTCCTCTAACTTTAACTTGAACTTAAACCCTAATGCCAACCCCTCTGCCTGGCCAGTTCTGGGGCATGAAGGGTCTGGCATGGGTGGCGGCAGCTCAGGGGGAAGCAACCCTCCTCCTAATCTCTGTAGCCCACCGGGCACTCTGCCCAGCCAGGGCTCTAGCAACAGTGGCAGTATAGGTGGTCCCAATGGAAATTCTGCAAGTAATGGTGGCAGTGGCAATGGCAGTACCACATGGGGTAGTATTATGCCCAGTGACTCCTCAGAGCCACACTCCACCCCATCCACGAATGTGTCTTTCAGCTCTGAACCTCAGAACCTTAACACTGATGGACCAAATCACACTAAGCAGGAGCCCAGAAGTCCTGGTCACAGCCTGTCAAACTGGGGGGTTGGACCTCCAGGCATGGGCTCATTTGTTCAATCCCAAGGAGGATCCTCGCAGGTCAACGGGGATAGGGAACCTATTTGGGGTAATGGAGATGCCAAGTCTGGTGGTGGCTCAAAAGACTCTGATTGGGACTCAGGGCACTGGGTACAAGGAGGGGCCTCGGGCACTTCTGGCTGGGGACAAGCTGCCTCATCTGGTGACTGGGGTAAGCATTCCAACATTGACACCAAAGGATGGAATTCTTCAGGCTCTCCCACCCAAGAACAGCAGCTAAATTCTTGGGTCCGTGGGCCCAATGCCCCAGCTAGTGAGGGAAGTAGTGACAGCATGGAATGCCATCATCGCAGGAGGGATCGATCATCAAGAGATGAGACTTCTCCTATTCTGCCTGCCCAGGATATGGATCCTCGGGTTTTGTGCAACACAGGCTGGGGACAAACACCTGTGCGGCAGCATACTGCTTGGGAAACCGAAGAAGCTGCTCGCTCCAACCGCAAGAATGACATTGGAACTGAGGCCTGGGGCTCGTCTTCAAATGCAGCCAATGTAGGACCAACATCTAATTCTGGCAGTGCCAACCCAAACTCAGGCACTACATCCAGACCTGACTCTGGAGGCAAGAGTGAAGGCCCCTGCCCTAGTACTGGTGCTGCACCTGGATGGGGCACAGCAATGTCATCACCCCAGGCTGGCTCTGGTTGGGCAGATACAACCAGCAACAAGAAACCTTCAATTGGTCCTGGAGATTGGGGCAGCACCTCAGCTGGAGGCCCAGGAGGCAACCTGCAGAAAAGTGGTCAGACTTGGGGTTCGGAAGAGAAGTCTCCGACCTGGGAAGACAGTCACGCTAAAGCCAAACCACAGTGCTGGGTTGAGGGACCCAAATCTCACGGGTGGGGTAATGGACCTGGTGGAGAAAGTGGTTCTGGAGGAGAATGGGGTGAACCTGGAGATGGAAAGAAAAATGGTCCCTCCAGCTCTACCTGGGAGGGAGAGGGTACAGGCTTAAATGAGGGATCCAGAGGATGGACCAAGCCTTCTGCTGGAGTAGGAGGAAACTGGGGAGAAGCACAACGCCCCAGTGTGCCACCACAAGGATGGAATAACAAGCCTCAGGAGGGTACCAATGGCAATAGCACCAGTGGAAGCATGGGTTCTTGGGGAGGTCCTAGCTCGGTAAAGCAGAGTTGCTCTGGATGGAATGGAGGAAATGGTGGAGGTGTTAAACCTGACCACACTGGAGACCCCACTGGATGGGAGGAGCCCTCTCCACCCTCCATTCGCCGTAAGATGGAGATCGATGATGGTACCTCAGTTTGGGGTGACCCAAGCACTTACAACAAAACAGTCAATCTCTGGGACAGGAATAACCCTGGAATGCAAGGCAAACCAGGACCTAGCAATGCCAACAATGTACCCaacaaccatcatcatcatccccaTCATAATCAGCCTCCCATACAATCCCACAACCATGGAGGGCCAAACTCAAACAATAATCACATTTCTCCTGATAACGCTGGCCCACATCAAACAGGGCCATCTCACAATAGAACAACCCACATGAATCCAG GATGGGGAGAGATGACAAATGCCCATTCAAAACCTGAACCTTTATGGGGAGAGCCAGCAGCTCCTGCTGCAAGTGTGGACAATGGCACTTCAGCATGGGGCAAACCCCCAGGTAGCTGTGGCAGCTGGGGTGAAAACGGCCCTGAGGTCTATAGCCGAGGCAATGGACCCCCTGGATCTGCCCCCTGCAAACCTG cccCCAAATCTATGCAAGATAGTTGGGGAGGTGGTGAGGACATGGGCCTGTCTGCAGGGCAATGGGAGCAGGATGAGGGTGACATGTGGAACAACACTGCGTCTCAGGAGAGCAACTCCTCCTGCAGCTCCTGGGGCAACCCACCGAAAAAGGGCCCACCAAag GGAAAAGTCACAAACAAACAGGATGAAACCTGGATAATGAATCGTCTCATCAAGCAGTTGACTGACATGGGCTTCCCT AGAGACCCTGCCGAAGAAGCTCTTAAGAGCAACAACATGAACTTGGATCAGGCCATGA GCGCCCTGTTAGAGAAGAAGACGGAACTAGATAAAAGGGGGATGGGAATGTCTGACTACAACAACGGCCTAGTCAATAAACCAATGGGCTGTAGGCCTTCAGTCATCTCCAAAGAATCCTCCTCAGATCGACCCCCTTTCCTGGACAAG GATGCTGGGCTAGCAGATGATGCCCAAACCTCACCGTTTATGCCTTCTCCGAGCCTGAAGCTCCCAATGGGTAGTGCTGCACTCCCTGGCCAGAGTCTAGGAGTTGCCATGCAAAACTTGAACAACAGACAG atgCAGAGTGGAGTGTTTGGTAGTAGCGGAGCAGCACAAGCCCGGGCCCTGCAGCAGCAGCCTCCTCCCCAGCCGTCAGTGCCACCTCTCAACTCGTCCCAGCCTAGTCTACGCGCTCAAGTGCCTCAGTTTCTCAGCCCTCAG GTTCAAGCACagcttttacagtttgcagcaaaAAACATTGGTCTCAACCCTGCACTTTTAACCTCACCAATAAACCCTCAGCATATGACCCTGTTGAACCAACTTTATCAGCTGCAACTG GCGTACCAGCGTTTACAAATTCAGCAGCAGATGTTGCAGGCACAGCGCAGTGTTTCTGGCCCCATCCGACAGCAAGAGCAGCAA GTTGCACGTACAATCAATAACATGCAGCAACAGATCCAACAGCACCAGCGGCAGCTGGCTCAGGCTCTGCTGAtgaaacaacagcagcagcagccgcCCCCCTCACACCCAGGCCTGCATCCCAATGCAGGCAAATCAGCTCTGGACACATTTCCATCCCACCCCCAGGCCTCCAGCCTCTCTGTTTCCGACCTTCAGACCAAAGAGCCGCAGTCTTCTCCAAACTCCTTCTCACCCTACCCTATTT CTGGATTAAACCCTAACATGAATGTAAACTGCATGGAAGTGGGTGGCCTGTCCATTAAGGATTCTCCTCAGCCTCAGTCACGCCTGTCACAGTGGACACACCCAAACTCCATGGATAACCTCTCTGGCAACTCCTCCCCAATGGAGCCCAACTTCAACAAGCATG GTGCCATCTCTGCAGGCCCAAGTTTGGGTCCCCCTAGTAAACCACCACTAGATGACTCCTACAGTCCCTACAATCTGATTTCCAGCTCAGATTCTCCTGCCAGCCCTCTGGCACCTCACGATAGCTGGGGCCAGGGAAAGAATGCCAATGACAAGATCTCCAATGGGACCAATGTTAACTGGCCTCCAG AGTTTTGTCCAGGAGTGCCATGGAAAGGACTGCAGAATATTGACCCCGAGACAGACCCAAATGTGACCCCAGGGAGTGTTCCCAGCGGGCCCACCATCAACACCAATATTCAGGATGTGAACCGCTACCTGCTGAGGGACAGGAGTGGAG GCAAGCTGTCTGACATGAAGTCCACTTGGTCCCCGGGGCCCATCTCGCACACCCAGGCATCTCTATCTCATGAGCTTTGGAAAGTACCACAAGGGCCCCGCAACACGACAGCTCCCACACGGCCACCTCCAGGCCTGACCAACACCAAGCCCTCGTCCACATGGGGAGGAAACACACTTGGTCTGGTAGCTAGCTGGGGCGGCTCCTACTCCtcag GTACCACATGGAGTACAGACAGCTCCAGCAGGAGCACTAGCTGGCTGGTTTTGAGAAACCTCACACCTCAG ATTGATGGTTCAACACTCCGAACACTGTGCATGCAGCACGGCCCGCTCATCACATTCCATCTCAACCTGACACAGGGCAATGCTGTGGTCCGCTACAGTTCTAAAGAGGAGGCTGCCAAAGCCCAGAAATCCCTACACAT GTGTGTTCTGGGAAACACCACTATACTGGCAGAGTTTGCTGGAGAAGAGGAGGTGAACCGCTTCTTTGCACAGGGTCAGTCCCTAACACCCACCACCAGCTGGCAGGCCAACCCTGGCACCAATCAAACACGGCTGGGAGGCGGAGGGACGGCGGCCACGCACCCCATCGGCCACTGGAATAGCAGTAGTCTGGGAGGAGGAGGGGCCGGGACGGGGTCCGGCGGAAAGGCGAGCAACGAGCTGCTGTGGGGGGGTGTACCGCAGTACTCCAGCCTGTGGGGGCCACCCAGCGCTGAGGATGGCCGAGTTGTCGGCAGCCCCACCCCAATCAATACGCTGCTTCCTGGAGACCTGCTGAGCGGAGAGTCCATGTGA